The proteins below come from a single Malus domestica chromosome 03, GDT2T_hap1 genomic window:
- the LOC103440986 gene encoding uncharacterized protein isoform X2, whose product MAKGTDAEEFVLMSKVRAGLKREFAFALKAQAEISGSLGRTRGSRAQNGDSKRMKTEERSRGDGDEKLGGGEIGEGENVNVKEELEEAMSEEDAKSDVVDVMSDDEPKFHGGESVTSERVGEDELKHGVVEMAVDDEPQTGCIGDSQPEKHLVDEKEEGEVSEKPPRRFTRSALKLEAEKMQNLPAVGCTKEMAVDDEPQTGCIGDSEPEKPMVDEEVPVLVENRNVKVEEEVIEKPPRRFTRSALKLDAEKMQNIPAEGCTKQIDSGIQKSPFVTPMKLDTKMPSMVRKFSKLKELLDTGILEGQPVKYLRGSKVRESGETGLRGVIRGSSILCHCDSCKGTEVITPPVFELHAGSSIKLPSDHIYLENGKTLRDVMTVCENSPLETLEEAVRLVIGCSSISKYSIDKDRTRSAVLLCSSCMELKESGARPAVGAKQSDESSKLVSGPNSPDTLSKCSSPEQVTVPKHPYMPKGSSSKPVKVQKHPHNEPKCRSSESKSQGRVTKKDLRLHKLVFEEDCLLDGTEVGYFSRGKKMLVGYKKGPGIVCGCCNDEVSASTFEAHAGFKSRRKPYMNIYTSNGVSLHELALSLSSRRKWSTKHNDDLCSICEAGGDLLCCDNCPRAFHKECLSLTSVPGDTWYCKNCQTMFEKEKYVEHNPNAVAAGRVAGVDPIEQITNRCIRIVTTFDEKLGGCALCSSHEFSGLDFGPGTVILCDQCEKEYHVGCLKDKGIEDMKEIPKDKWFCCSDCFRVHSALQKLVAHGEQKLPDSLLNVVRKKHNKKGPESGANLDIKWRVLNGKMSTDDECVQLLSKALEIFHDRFSPIIDPTSRQDFIKEMLYGRTIQTQDFGGMYCGIITVNQLVVSAGMFRIYGAEVAELPLVATCADLEGQGYFQILFSCIERLLAFLNVKSLVLPAASEAESIWKNRFGFEKLTQNEIHDYRKSYQMMIFQGTNMLRKPVPKCRILRSHISN is encoded by the exons ATGGCGAAAGGTACGGATGCTGAGGAGTTCGTGCTGATGTCTAAGGTCCGGGCGGGGCTGAAACGCGAGTTCGCGTTTGCGTTGAAGGCCCAGGCTGAAATCTCTGGCTCTTTGGGGCGGACTCGGGGCAGTAGGGCCCAGAACGGCGACTCTAAGAGGATGAAGACGGAGGAGCGCAGCCGTGGTGATGGTGACGAGAAATTGGGGGGTGGGGAGATTGGGGAGGGCGAGAATGTGAACGTTAAGGAGGAATTGGAGGAGGCTATGAGCGAAGAGGATGCGAAAAGCGATGTGGTGGACGTCATGAGCGACGATGAGCCAAAATTCCATGGGGGCGAGTCTGTGACGAGCGAGAGGGTTGGGGAAGACGAGTTGAAGCACGGTGTGGTGGAGATGGCAGTAGATGACGAGCCCCAGACTGGTTGCATTGGCGATAGTCAACCAGAAAAGCATTTGGTGGATGAAAAGGAGGAAGGGGAGGTGAGTGAGAAGCCTCCAAGGAGGTTTACTCGGTCAGCGTTGAAGCTTGAGGCAGAAAAAATGCAGAATTTACCTGCGGTAGGTTGTACCAAGGAGATGGCAGTAGATGACGAGCCCCAGACCGGTTGCATTGGCGATAGTGAACCCGAAAAGCCTATGGTGGACGAAGAAGTTCCTGTTTTAGTTGAGAACAGAAATGTTAAGGTGGAAGAGGAGGTGATTGAGAAGCCTCCGAGGAGGTTTACTCGGTCAGCATTGAAGCTTGACGCAGAAAAAATGCAGAATATACCTGCCGAAGGTTGTACCAAACAGATAGATTCGGGGATACAGAAAAGCCCTTTTGTTACTCCAATGAAACTTGATACAAAAATGCCGAGTATGGTGAGGAAGTTCAGTAAACTGAAAGAACTTCTTGACACCGGTATTCTTGAGGGGCAGCCAGTCAAGTACCTTAGAGGATCAAAG GTAAGAGAGTCTGGAGAAACAGGGCTTAGGGGAGTGATTAGGGGCTCTTCTATATTGTGTCACTGTGATTCTTGCAAAGGAACAGAA GTTATTACACCTCCTGTGTTTGAGCTGCATGCGGGTAGTTCAATTAAACTTCCTTCGGACCATATTTATCTTGAGAACGGGAAGACCCTTCGGGATGTCATGACCGTATGCGAAAATTCTCCCTTGGAAACTTTGGAAGAAGCTGTCCGACTTGTTATTGGTTGCTCATCTATAAGCAAAT ATTCTATTGACAAAGACCGGACAAGGTCAGCAGTGCTACTTTGTAGCTCATGCATGGAGTTAAAAGAGTCTGGAGCTAGGCCTGCTGTAGGTGCTAAACAGAGTGACGA ATCATCAAAGCTGGTTTCAGGTCCAAATAGTCCTGATACCTTGTCAAAGTGTAGCTCACCAGAGCAGGTTACAGTTCCAAAGCATCCATATATGCCAAAGGGTAGCTCATCAAAGCCAGTTAAAGTTCAAAAGCATCCTCATAACGAGCCAAAGTGCCGCTCGTCAGAAAGTAAAAGTCAGGGAAGAGTAACCAAAAA GGATCTTCGGCTGCACAAGTTGGTTTTTGAGGAAGATTGTTTGCTGGATGGCACAGAAGTAGGCTATTTTTCCAGGGGAAAG AAAATGTTGGTTGGTTATAAAAAGGGTCCTGGCATTGTTTGTGGTTGCTGCAATGATGAG GTCAGCGCCTCGACATTTGAAGCTCATGCTGGTTTTAAGTCACGTCGCAAGCC TTACATGAACATTTACACATCTAATGGGGTATCTCTCCATGAATTGGCATTATCTCTCTCTAGTCGTCGGAAGTGGTCTACCAAGCATAATGATGACCTATGCTCCATCTGTGAAGCTGGTGGAGATCTCTTATGCTGTGATAATTGTCCAAGGGCTTTTCACAAAG AGTGCCTTTCTCTAACAAGTGTCCCTGGCGATACTTGGTACTGTAAGAATTGCCAGACTATgtttgagaaagaaaaatatgtgGAGCATAATCCCAATGCTGTTGCAGCTGGAAGGGTTGCAGGGGTCGATCCCATAGAACAAATAACCAACAGATGCATTCGTATTGTCACTACTTTCGATGAGAAACTTGGTGGATGTGCACTGTGCAG TAGCCATGAGTTCAGCGGCTTGGATTTTGGTCCTGGCACCGTTATTTTGTGTGATCAG TGTGAAAAGGAGTATCATGTAGGTTGTTTGAAAGATAAAGGAATTGAAGATATGAAG GAAATACCGAAAGACAAGTGGTTCTGTTGCTCAGATTGCTTCAGGGTTCATTCAGCTTTGCAGAAGTTGGTAGCTCATGGGGAACAGAAGCTTCCAGACTCCCTTCTGAATGTTGTAAGGAAGAAGCACAATAAGAAAGGTCCGGAGAGTGGAGCTAATCTTGATATAAAATGGAGGGTGCTTAATGGGAAAATGTCTACTGATGATGAATGTGTGCAGTTGCTTTCCAAGGCTCTTGAAATCTTCCAT GATCGTTTTTCCCCAATAATTGATCCTACTTCACGCCAGGACTTTATCAAAGAAATGCTTTATGG AAGGACCATCCAGACCCAAGATTTCGGTGGGATGTACTGTGGAATAATTACAGTAAA CCAATTGGTCGTGTCAGCTGGAATGTTTCGTATCTATGGAGCCGAAGTGGCAGAGCTTCCTTTAGTGGCAACATGTGCTGATTTGGAAGGACAG GGTTACTTCCAGATCTTGTTTTCATGTATTGAGAggcttcttgcatttctaaacGTGAAAAGCCTTGTGCTGCCAGCCGCTAGCGAGGCAGAATCAATATGGAAAAATAGATTTGGTTTTGAGAAGTTAACCcaaaatgag atACATGATTACAGGAAAAGTTACCAAATGATGATCTTCCAAGGGACTAACATGCTGCGGAAGCCCGTCCCCAAGTGCCGAATCCTTAGGTCACATATAAGTAACTGA
- the LOC103440986 gene encoding uncharacterized protein isoform X1, which translates to MAKGTDAEEFVLMSKVRAGLKREFAFALKAQAEISGSLGRTRGSRAQNGDSKRMKTEERSRGDGDEKLGGGEIGEGENVNVKEELEEAMSEEDAKSDVVDVMSDDEPKFHGGESVTSERVGEDELKHGVVEMAVDDEPQTGCIGDSQPEKHLVDEKEEGEVSEKPPRRFTRSALKLEAEKMQNLPAVGCTKEMAVDDEPQTGCIGDSEPEKPMVDEEVPVLVENRNVKVEEEVIEKPPRRFTRSALKLDAEKMQNIPAEGCTKQIDSGIQKSPFVTPMKLDTKMPSMVRKFSKLKELLDTGILEGQPVKYLRGSKVRESGETGLRGVIRGSSILCHCDSCKGTEVITPPVFELHAGSSIKLPSDHIYLENGKTLRDVMTVCENSPLETLEEAVRLVIGCSSISKCMICLNCKDSIDKDRTRSAVLLCSSCMELKESGARPAVGAKQSDESSKLVSGPNSPDTLSKCSSPEQVTVPKHPYMPKGSSSKPVKVQKHPHNEPKCRSSESKSQGRVTKKDLRLHKLVFEEDCLLDGTEVGYFSRGKKMLVGYKKGPGIVCGCCNDEVSASTFEAHAGFKSRRKPYMNIYTSNGVSLHELALSLSSRRKWSTKHNDDLCSICEAGGDLLCCDNCPRAFHKECLSLTSVPGDTWYCKNCQTMFEKEKYVEHNPNAVAAGRVAGVDPIEQITNRCIRIVTTFDEKLGGCALCSSHEFSGLDFGPGTVILCDQCEKEYHVGCLKDKGIEDMKEIPKDKWFCCSDCFRVHSALQKLVAHGEQKLPDSLLNVVRKKHNKKGPESGANLDIKWRVLNGKMSTDDECVQLLSKALEIFHDRFSPIIDPTSRQDFIKEMLYGRTIQTQDFGGMYCGIITVNQLVVSAGMFRIYGAEVAELPLVATCADLEGQGYFQILFSCIERLLAFLNVKSLVLPAASEAESIWKNRFGFEKLTQNEIHDYRKSYQMMIFQGTNMLRKPVPKCRILRSHISN; encoded by the exons ATGGCGAAAGGTACGGATGCTGAGGAGTTCGTGCTGATGTCTAAGGTCCGGGCGGGGCTGAAACGCGAGTTCGCGTTTGCGTTGAAGGCCCAGGCTGAAATCTCTGGCTCTTTGGGGCGGACTCGGGGCAGTAGGGCCCAGAACGGCGACTCTAAGAGGATGAAGACGGAGGAGCGCAGCCGTGGTGATGGTGACGAGAAATTGGGGGGTGGGGAGATTGGGGAGGGCGAGAATGTGAACGTTAAGGAGGAATTGGAGGAGGCTATGAGCGAAGAGGATGCGAAAAGCGATGTGGTGGACGTCATGAGCGACGATGAGCCAAAATTCCATGGGGGCGAGTCTGTGACGAGCGAGAGGGTTGGGGAAGACGAGTTGAAGCACGGTGTGGTGGAGATGGCAGTAGATGACGAGCCCCAGACTGGTTGCATTGGCGATAGTCAACCAGAAAAGCATTTGGTGGATGAAAAGGAGGAAGGGGAGGTGAGTGAGAAGCCTCCAAGGAGGTTTACTCGGTCAGCGTTGAAGCTTGAGGCAGAAAAAATGCAGAATTTACCTGCGGTAGGTTGTACCAAGGAGATGGCAGTAGATGACGAGCCCCAGACCGGTTGCATTGGCGATAGTGAACCCGAAAAGCCTATGGTGGACGAAGAAGTTCCTGTTTTAGTTGAGAACAGAAATGTTAAGGTGGAAGAGGAGGTGATTGAGAAGCCTCCGAGGAGGTTTACTCGGTCAGCATTGAAGCTTGACGCAGAAAAAATGCAGAATATACCTGCCGAAGGTTGTACCAAACAGATAGATTCGGGGATACAGAAAAGCCCTTTTGTTACTCCAATGAAACTTGATACAAAAATGCCGAGTATGGTGAGGAAGTTCAGTAAACTGAAAGAACTTCTTGACACCGGTATTCTTGAGGGGCAGCCAGTCAAGTACCTTAGAGGATCAAAG GTAAGAGAGTCTGGAGAAACAGGGCTTAGGGGAGTGATTAGGGGCTCTTCTATATTGTGTCACTGTGATTCTTGCAAAGGAACAGAA GTTATTACACCTCCTGTGTTTGAGCTGCATGCGGGTAGTTCAATTAAACTTCCTTCGGACCATATTTATCTTGAGAACGGGAAGACCCTTCGGGATGTCATGACCGTATGCGAAAATTCTCCCTTGGAAACTTTGGAAGAAGCTGTCCGACTTGTTATTGGTTGCTCATCTATAAGCAAATGTATGATCTGTCTCAATTGCAAAG ATTCTATTGACAAAGACCGGACAAGGTCAGCAGTGCTACTTTGTAGCTCATGCATGGAGTTAAAAGAGTCTGGAGCTAGGCCTGCTGTAGGTGCTAAACAGAGTGACGA ATCATCAAAGCTGGTTTCAGGTCCAAATAGTCCTGATACCTTGTCAAAGTGTAGCTCACCAGAGCAGGTTACAGTTCCAAAGCATCCATATATGCCAAAGGGTAGCTCATCAAAGCCAGTTAAAGTTCAAAAGCATCCTCATAACGAGCCAAAGTGCCGCTCGTCAGAAAGTAAAAGTCAGGGAAGAGTAACCAAAAA GGATCTTCGGCTGCACAAGTTGGTTTTTGAGGAAGATTGTTTGCTGGATGGCACAGAAGTAGGCTATTTTTCCAGGGGAAAG AAAATGTTGGTTGGTTATAAAAAGGGTCCTGGCATTGTTTGTGGTTGCTGCAATGATGAG GTCAGCGCCTCGACATTTGAAGCTCATGCTGGTTTTAAGTCACGTCGCAAGCC TTACATGAACATTTACACATCTAATGGGGTATCTCTCCATGAATTGGCATTATCTCTCTCTAGTCGTCGGAAGTGGTCTACCAAGCATAATGATGACCTATGCTCCATCTGTGAAGCTGGTGGAGATCTCTTATGCTGTGATAATTGTCCAAGGGCTTTTCACAAAG AGTGCCTTTCTCTAACAAGTGTCCCTGGCGATACTTGGTACTGTAAGAATTGCCAGACTATgtttgagaaagaaaaatatgtgGAGCATAATCCCAATGCTGTTGCAGCTGGAAGGGTTGCAGGGGTCGATCCCATAGAACAAATAACCAACAGATGCATTCGTATTGTCACTACTTTCGATGAGAAACTTGGTGGATGTGCACTGTGCAG TAGCCATGAGTTCAGCGGCTTGGATTTTGGTCCTGGCACCGTTATTTTGTGTGATCAG TGTGAAAAGGAGTATCATGTAGGTTGTTTGAAAGATAAAGGAATTGAAGATATGAAG GAAATACCGAAAGACAAGTGGTTCTGTTGCTCAGATTGCTTCAGGGTTCATTCAGCTTTGCAGAAGTTGGTAGCTCATGGGGAACAGAAGCTTCCAGACTCCCTTCTGAATGTTGTAAGGAAGAAGCACAATAAGAAAGGTCCGGAGAGTGGAGCTAATCTTGATATAAAATGGAGGGTGCTTAATGGGAAAATGTCTACTGATGATGAATGTGTGCAGTTGCTTTCCAAGGCTCTTGAAATCTTCCAT GATCGTTTTTCCCCAATAATTGATCCTACTTCACGCCAGGACTTTATCAAAGAAATGCTTTATGG AAGGACCATCCAGACCCAAGATTTCGGTGGGATGTACTGTGGAATAATTACAGTAAA CCAATTGGTCGTGTCAGCTGGAATGTTTCGTATCTATGGAGCCGAAGTGGCAGAGCTTCCTTTAGTGGCAACATGTGCTGATTTGGAAGGACAG GGTTACTTCCAGATCTTGTTTTCATGTATTGAGAggcttcttgcatttctaaacGTGAAAAGCCTTGTGCTGCCAGCCGCTAGCGAGGCAGAATCAATATGGAAAAATAGATTTGGTTTTGAGAAGTTAACCcaaaatgag atACATGATTACAGGAAAAGTTACCAAATGATGATCTTCCAAGGGACTAACATGCTGCGGAAGCCCGTCCCCAAGTGCCGAATCCTTAGGTCACATATAAGTAACTGA